Proteins encoded together in one Variovorax paradoxus window:
- a CDS encoding threonine synthase produces the protein MPAPVMHFKFAPPPDPLADLAGPARIRPPQPVRNPHLQGFRCLRCDAPYPLALANDGCPACRATGVHAGLRASYLPDSGSPLPMPYVPGFTLGEGGTPLLEMPELAREFGVACLALKDESSNPTGSHKDRMTAVGVAQALDFGAHTLVLASSGNAAISAAHYAWASGLGCEVATYEGLPAAYARQLDALGARRYTFADNAGRWAFVRERSQHPGYFALTNYRLPALGSAPLAIEGYKPIALECLNDGGLPDHIVIPTARGDLAWGIYAGFRDLLAAGRIARLPRLWLVEPFARLSRVLAGGALNGAYPGHTAQFSTAGSTVTFLQWQAATASGGGAVVVSDDQARAARQKLTAAGVSAELCAAGGLDAVRQLRERGAIAGDAHVVLMLTANASRDPSWPDETA, from the coding sequence ATGCCTGCGCCCGTAATGCACTTCAAGTTCGCCCCGCCACCAGATCCGTTGGCCGATCTGGCGGGCCCTGCGCGCATCCGCCCGCCCCAACCGGTCAGAAACCCCCACTTGCAGGGCTTTCGGTGCCTGCGCTGCGATGCGCCGTATCCGCTTGCGCTGGCGAACGACGGCTGCCCCGCCTGCCGTGCCACGGGCGTCCATGCCGGCTTGCGCGCCAGCTACCTGCCCGACAGCGGCAGCCCGCTGCCCATGCCCTACGTACCAGGGTTCACGCTGGGCGAGGGCGGCACGCCGCTGCTGGAGATGCCGGAGCTGGCGCGCGAGTTCGGCGTGGCGTGCCTTGCGCTCAAGGACGAATCGTCCAACCCCACCGGCTCGCACAAGGACCGCATGACGGCCGTGGGCGTGGCCCAGGCGCTGGACTTCGGTGCCCACACGCTGGTGCTGGCCTCGTCGGGCAATGCCGCGATTTCCGCGGCGCACTACGCCTGGGCTTCGGGCCTGGGCTGCGAAGTGGCAACCTACGAAGGCCTGCCGGCCGCCTATGCACGGCAGCTCGACGCCCTCGGTGCCCGGCGCTACACCTTCGCCGACAACGCCGGCCGCTGGGCATTCGTGCGTGAGCGCTCACAACATCCGGGCTATTTCGCGCTGACGAACTACCGCCTGCCCGCATTGGGCAGCGCGCCGCTGGCGATCGAGGGCTACAAGCCCATCGCCCTGGAGTGCCTGAACGATGGCGGCCTGCCCGATCACATCGTGATTCCGACGGCGCGCGGCGACCTCGCCTGGGGCATCTACGCGGGCTTTCGCGACCTGCTGGCTGCCGGGCGCATCGCGCGCCTGCCGCGGCTCTGGCTGGTGGAGCCTTTTGCGCGCCTCTCGCGCGTGCTGGCCGGCGGCGCACTCAACGGCGCGTATCCCGGCCACACCGCGCAGTTTTCGACCGCGGGATCGACCGTGACCTTCTTGCAGTGGCAGGCCGCCACTGCCTCTGGGGGAGGCGCGGTGGTGGTCAGCGACGACCAGGCCCGCGCCGCGCGGCAGAAGCTCACGGCGGCCGGCGTGAGTGCCGAGCTCTGCGCCGCGGGCGGACTGGACGCCGTGCGCCAGTTGCGCGAACGCGGCGCCATTGCAGGCGACGCCCACGTGGTGCTGATGCTGACCGCCAACGCCTCGCGCGACCCGAGCTGGCCGGACGAGACCGCCTGA
- a CDS encoding Bug family tripartite tricarboxylate transporter substrate binding protein, with the protein MQAIQRRAFLAAGSAALFGATAQRAWAAYPDKPIKLIVPWAAGGSTDAIARAMAQRMSQTLGSTVIVDNRPGAAGQIGTEAAAKATPDGYTLAIVELPHAIAPAVTARLPYDLLRDFTPVTMIGTSPLVFFVGMDDDSRDFKTFVKTAAARPMPPAIAHSGAGTVSHLAAELLASRTKIKFNMVPYRGSAPALTDVAAGTVGGHFATLASGSSLMGANRIRPLLVTSAQRVSLPGLKEVPALAESGLKGMEIDQWWALVAPATTPLEVIERLRREAIAALDHPSVRERMTSLGVQLKGSTTGELRAFMRAEAERWQKVAHDIGLQPQ; encoded by the coding sequence ATGCAAGCAATTCAACGCCGCGCCTTCCTGGCTGCCGGTTCGGCCGCTCTCTTCGGCGCCACGGCGCAGCGCGCCTGGGCGGCCTATCCCGACAAGCCCATCAAACTGATCGTGCCGTGGGCGGCGGGCGGGAGCACCGACGCCATCGCGCGCGCCATGGCGCAGCGCATGAGCCAGACGCTCGGCAGCACGGTGATCGTCGACAACCGGCCCGGGGCGGCCGGCCAGATCGGCACCGAGGCGGCCGCCAAGGCAACGCCCGACGGCTACACGCTGGCCATTGTCGAGCTGCCGCACGCCATCGCGCCCGCTGTGACTGCACGGTTGCCCTACGACCTGCTGCGCGACTTCACGCCGGTGACGATGATCGGCACCTCCCCGCTCGTCTTCTTTGTGGGCATGGACGACGACAGCCGCGACTTCAAGACCTTCGTCAAGACGGCTGCTGCCCGGCCGATGCCGCCGGCCATTGCGCACAGCGGAGCCGGCACGGTGAGCCATTTGGCGGCCGAGCTGCTGGCGAGCCGCACCAAGATCAAGTTCAACATGGTTCCGTACCGCGGATCGGCGCCAGCCCTTACCGATGTGGCGGCGGGCACGGTGGGCGGGCACTTCGCGACGCTGGCCAGCGGCTCCAGCCTGATGGGTGCCAACCGGATCCGCCCGCTTTTGGTGACGAGCGCGCAACGGGTGAGCCTTCCGGGGCTCAAGGAGGTGCCCGCGCTGGCGGAAAGCGGACTCAAGGGGATGGAGATCGACCAGTGGTGGGCACTGGTGGCGCCCGCCACCACGCCACTGGAAGTGATCGAGCGGCTGCGGCGCGAAGCCATCGCTGCGCTGGACCATCCATCGGTGAGGGAGCGCATGACGTCGCTCGGCGTGCAACTGAAGGGTTCCACCACGGGCGAGCTGCGTGCTTTCATGCGTGCGGAGGCCGAGCGCTGGCAGAAGGTGGCGCACGACATCGGGCTTCAGCCGCAATAG
- a CDS encoding LysR substrate-binding domain-containing protein has translation MRFTEIETFRALMRAGSTRKAAALLHVTQPAISQSLKRLEAQAGMVLFQRTGGRLVPTPEARALWTEVERVFIGMEAIEHRMRSLRDFGTNQLELSCYPAFGLGFMPRALERLKEQRGDSPWPQVSLQVLSSKDVRDRVAKGISDFGLMADELSLEGIDHSTFARFPGVVVMPQGHALARFKRIEPEQLAQVPFLALNPEDPSHRGLEAALAERGAALRVMVQTPYAASVCEMALRGLGVGLVNPITALDYAERGLVVRRLSVDVFFSCVLAMPAGKVLSTTARDFLSLMRRQLAEDEKRIQRYLR, from the coding sequence ATGCGCTTCACCGAAATAGAGACCTTCCGCGCCCTGATGCGCGCCGGCTCCACCCGCAAGGCCGCGGCGCTGCTGCATGTGACCCAGCCAGCCATCAGCCAGTCGCTCAAGCGGCTCGAGGCGCAGGCCGGCATGGTCCTTTTCCAGCGCACGGGCGGTCGGCTGGTGCCCACGCCCGAGGCGCGCGCACTGTGGACGGAGGTGGAGCGCGTGTTCATCGGCATGGAAGCCATAGAGCACCGCATGCGCAGCCTGCGCGACTTCGGCACCAACCAGCTCGAACTCAGTTGCTATCCGGCTTTTGGGCTCGGCTTCATGCCGCGTGCACTGGAACGCCTGAAGGAACAGCGCGGTGACAGCCCCTGGCCGCAGGTTTCGTTGCAGGTGCTCAGTTCCAAGGACGTGCGCGACCGCGTGGCCAAGGGCATTTCAGACTTCGGCCTGATGGCCGATGAACTGTCGCTCGAAGGCATCGACCACTCGACCTTCGCACGCTTTCCCGGCGTCGTGGTGATGCCGCAGGGCCATGCGCTGGCGCGCTTCAAGCGCATCGAGCCGGAGCAACTCGCGCAAGTGCCTTTCCTGGCCCTGAACCCCGAAGACCCTTCGCACCGCGGCCTCGAAGCCGCGCTTGCCGAGCGCGGCGCAGCGCTGCGGGTGATGGTGCAGACGCCCTACGCGGCCAGCGTGTGCGAAATGGCTTTGCGCGGCCTGGGCGTGGGGCTCGTCAACCCGATCACCGCGCTCGACTACGCTGAACGCGGACTCGTGGTGCGGAGGCTCTCGGTCGATGTGTTCTTTTCGTGCGTGCTGGCCATGCCGGCGGGCAAGGTGCTTTCCACCACCGCGCGCGACTTTCTTTCACTCATGCGCCGGCAGCTGGCGGAAGACGAAAAGCGCATTCAGCGCTACCTGCGCTGA